Proteins from a genomic interval of Quercus lobata isolate SW786 chromosome 11, ValleyOak3.0 Primary Assembly, whole genome shotgun sequence:
- the LOC115969519 gene encoding protein FATTY ACID EXPORT 2, chloroplastic-like, with the protein MGEVLLGVGVCQSQSSLIVVRPKVGFRSLRKTHNNSVSRSTLRCSTPTQLSKSPSSCGFGGVRLDLQRHCVLASGAVSSDPLQASTVFTVDSIQPDFGGGGDGGGFGDKGGGGGGGGGDGDNNSKGDDEGEEQNSKKMGSMSMSQKLTLGYAALVGVGGVMGYLKSGSQKSLLAGGISASLLYYVYSQLPVRPVLASSVGLGISAALLGVMGARFKKSGKIFPAGVVSLVSLIMTGGYLHGIMRSLH; encoded by the exons ATGGGGGAAGTGTTATTGGGAGTGGGTGTTTGTCAGAGTCAGTCCTCTCTAATAGTGGTCCGACCCAAGGTTGGATTTCGATCACTGCGTAAAACCCACAACAACAGTGTTAGCAGAAGTACCCTTCGTTGTTCAACCCCAACCCAGCTCTCGAAATCGCCATCTTCCTGTGGATTTGGTGGTGTCAGATTGGATCTTCAACGACACTGCGTTTTGGCTTCTGGGGCTGTCTCTTCTGACCCTCTTCAAGCGTCCACTGTCTTTACTGTCGACTCCATACAACCTGACTTCGGTGGTGGAGGAGACGGAGGCGGTTTTGGTGACAAaggcggtggcggtggcggtggtggaGGCGACGGTGACAACAACAGCAAGGGCGACGACGAAGGCGAAGAACAAAACAGCAAGAAAATGGGGTCCATGTCCATGTCTCAGAAATTAACTCTTGGATATGCTGCACTTGTTGGAG TGGGTGGTGTTATGGGCTATTTGAAGAGTGGCAGCCAGAAGTCACTGTTGGCAGGCGGAATATCTGCCTCACTGCTATATTATGTTTATTCTCAGCTTCCTGTGAGACCCGTTCTTGCATCATCCGTGGGGCTTG GCATTTCTGCTGCTCTTCTGGGAGTGATGGGTGCTCGTTTTAAGAAATCAGGGAAGATATTTCCAGCAGGTGTTGTATCTTTAGTTTCACTTATTATGACCGGTGGTTACTTGCATGGAATTATGCGAAGTCTACACTAA